The genomic interval CTGGAGCGGCTACCCCTTCTTCATGATCTCCATCCTCGCCGGACTCCAGGGCATCCCCCGTGACCTCTACGAGGCGGCGGAGGTCGACGGCGCGGGAGTGCTGCGGCGCTTCTGGTCGATCACCATCCCCCAGCTGCGCCCCATCATCATCTCGATGGCGCTGCTCGACGTCATCTGGACCTCCCAGCAGTTCGCCCTCATTTGGATGACCACGGGCGGCGGCCCACTCAACAAGACGGAGATGCTCTCAACCTTCACGTACAAGATGGCCTTCTCCGAGTACGACTTCGCAGGGGCCTCGGCCAGCGCGGTCATCATCCTCGTCCTGTCGATGGTCCTGGCGTTCTTCTACGTGCGCAGCCAGAAGGCGAGGGACTGACATGCGTGCCAAGCAACGCCGTCGGCTCCTGCACGTCACTGCGGTCTGGGTGGGGCTCGTCCTCGGAGGCTGCTTCGCCGGCCTGCCTGTCCTGTGGATGCTCGTCTCCTCCTTCAAGCCCAACGCGCGCATCTTCGCGACCCCGCCCAGGATCATTGAGGAGGACAGCTCCTTCGCCGCCTATCTGTCGATCTTTCATGACCCCGAGAAGATCCGGTTCTTCGTCAACAGCTACCTCGTGGCGCTCACGGTGACGGCGCTGACCCTCGTCGTCGGCATCATGGCGGGATATGCCTTCAGCCGCTTCGAGTTCCCGGGCAAACGCGTCCTTAACGTCATCGTCATCTCGGTGCAGGCGGTGCCGCCCATCACCCTGCTCATCCCGTTCTTCGGGCTCATGGTGACGCTCAGGCTCTACAACACCTACCAGGGCCTCATTCTCACCTACATGGTGTTCACGCTGCCCTACGCGATCATCATGCTGACCGGCTACTTCAACACACTTCCGCGCGAGCTGGACGAGGCCGCCAAGGTTGACGGCACCAGCACTTTTGGGGCCCTGTGGAAGGTGCTCGTGCCCATCTCGGTCCCGGGAATCGTGTCCGTCGGCATCTACACCTTCATGATCGCGTGGAACGAGTACCTCTTCGCCCTCACGCTCACGCGCACCAACAACATGCGCACAGTGCCGATCGGCATCCAGCTGCTCATGGGGCAGCACTCCTACGAGTGGAACGAGATGATGGCGATGTCAGTTCTGGGCTCCATCCCCGTCGTCGTCCTCTTCATTTTCTTCCAGCGGTACTTCATCGGAGGCATGACCGCTGGATCCGTCAAGAACTGATCTTGGCGGCCGCACACAGGAAGGTTCACACCAGATGCTGACCACAGGAAATGAGATCCTCGCCGTCGCCAATGATCACGGCTTCGCGGTCCCGGCGTTCAACATCTCCTCCTACTCCATGCTTCACGCCGTCGTGGATGTCTGCGAGCAGAAGCGCTCCCCGCACATCATCGCGATTCATCCGGACGAGCTCGCGCACACCCGTGCGGACATGCTCAGTTCGGTCATCCGCATCGCCCACGAGTCCTCGATTCCGACGGCGATCCACTTGGACCATGGCGGCTCCTACGAGCAGGTTCTCTGGGCGATCCAATGCGGCTTTACCTCCGTGATGATCGATAAATCCTTCGTCTCCTTCGAGGAGAACGTCGTCGAGACCCGCCGTGTGGTCGAGGCGGCCCACGCCGTCGGGCTGTCCGTGGAGGCTGAGCTGGGCACTATCGGCGTCTCCGATCAGTACGGGGAGACCGGCTCTGAGGAGATCCTCTACACCAACCCCGACGACGCGGTGCGTTTCATCGAGGCCACGGGTGCGGACTCGCTGGCCATCGCCATCGGCACCCGCCATGGCCTGTACCCCTCTTCAGTCAAGCCCGCCCTGCGGCTCGACCTCCTGGAGGGGATCAAGTCCCGGCTGCCGATCCCGCTCGTGCTCCACGGAGGGTCCAACAACTCCGACACTGAGATCGCCGGAGCGGTGCGTGGCGGTATCAACAAGATCAACATCTCCTCGGACATCAAGTCCGCGTACTTCACCCGGATGCGCGAGGTGCTGCAGGACGTCCACCTTCGTGAGCCCAACGTCATCGAGCCGCCCTGCGAGGAGGCCCTCAAGGTCTGCGCCGCGCAGAAGATCGACCTCTTCGAGTCGGCCGGCAAGGCTGACCTGTACTGACTGTTCCCGGGAGGTCGGCGCCGACCCCCCTCGCCCGATCAGGAGACTGGCATGTCGGGACGGATCGTCCTCGGACTCGGTGGCACCGTCGACCACGAGGTCGTCTGGGACGCGGCGGCGTTCCAGCGCCTCGTTGACGGCTACGGCATCACGCTCACCGAGCTCGAGGACGCTCCGTCCCTGGCCGTCGGCAGTGAGCGGGAGATCATCAGGGATGTCCTGCGCTCGATGCACCACTCCATCGGCTGCGAGGTCTTCGTCAGGGACCGCGGTGACCTGCTCGCCTTCGACGCCCGCTTCGAGCACCGGGTGACCCTGGGCGGCACCTGCGTGCGGGCGGCCCTCGCGCTCTCGCGCCTCGGCGTCGGGTCGACAGTCCACCTGGTCTCCATCAGCGACGAGGTCCGTCGGTTGCTGCCCGACGGCGTGGACTGGATCTGCTCGGCCGACGAGGACTCTGCCGATCCCCACGTCATCGTGCAGTACCCGGCGGGCGCCCGCATCCGGGTGGCGGATGGCACGGTGCTCGCCTCCAGACCCAACCGGGTCATCCTCGTCAACGACCCGCCCAACGAGCACATGAGGCTCAGTGCGCAGCTGGCGACGGTGTTGCATGACGCCAGCGTCGTGCTCGCCAGCGGCTTCAACACGATGAAGTCGGAGTCTGAGCTGCGCTGTCGGCTCGCCGAGCTCGAGAGGGTGTTGGCTGTGGTGCCGCCCGGAACCCCGATTGTCTACGAGGATGCCGGGTTTCACGACGACGCCCTGCGCAGTGCCGTGCTGGAGGCGGTACGACGGGCCTTCTGCTTGCACTCCCTCAACGAGGACGAGGCCCAGCGCTACCTGGGGCGGCCGGTCGACCTCGCCGACCCCGCCGAGGTCGCGACGATGATGACCGACCTGCGCGAGATCCTCGGCGCGCCGACCGTCATGGTCCACACCAGCCGGTACGCCGCCGTCATCGGCACCGACGCCGAGCGCTACCGCGAGGCCGGGCAGGCGGGCTGTCTCATGGCCTCGACCAGGTTCCTGCACGGCGACGCCTACACACGTGCCGAGTACGACGCCGTCGCCACGGCTGCGCGCGAGCAGGTGGGCACCGCGCTCGCCCGGGACGCGGGGCTCCTGGCCGCCGGCGTGCGCATCGCCCCCGGCTTCGCCGTGCGTACCGAGCACCCGACGACGATCGGGCTGGGCGACGCCTTCATCGGCGGTGTCGTAGGGCACCTGGCGCATCGTGCCGCTTGAGTCCGGGGGTGGCCGAACGACGGACGGTGCATCGGCTCCGTGCTTGTTCGAGTCTCGCTCAGCGCGTGCTCAGGCGGGCGTTGACGGCGTTGACCACGTGGCGGTAACGCAGGTAGGTGGCTACCCAGATGACGGCGTAGACGAGGATGAACACGACGCCGAACCTCAGTGCCGTGGGGCCGGAGAACCACTGGAGGTACCAGCCGGCCGCGGCCACACCCCCGCCGACGAGCACCAGGTGAGCCAGGGAGGCGGTTGACATGTTCAGGCGGTCGGAGCGGTAGACCTCGGAGGCGAGCATACAGACCGCGCCGAGCAGGGCGTAGACGACGAGCTGGACGAGGACGGCGACGTTCTCGTTGGCGAAGCCGACCAGGAACTCGGGGACGCCCGGGGTGTAGTGCGTCGAGTGGGCTGCAGAGAAGGCGAGCGTCGTGAGGCTGCCGATCGTGATGCCGCCGAGGGCGCCGGTGCCCGTGCGCTTGAGGATGTGTGTGGTGGTCATAATGAATCTTCCTGTGGGTGGTGGGGTGGGGGTGACACTGGGTGGTGGGGTGGGGGTGACACTGGGTGGTGGGGTGGGGGTGACACTGGGTGGTGGGGTGGGGGTGACACTGGGTGGTGGGGTGGGGGTGATCTGGAGCGGGGCTAGAGCCCGAGCGCAGCCTTGAAACGCGGGATGGAGCGTCGCGAGACGAAGCAACGGGTGCCGTCGCGCAGCTGAACGGCGATCGTCCCGGTGCCGGACAGGTCCATGAAGGCCACGTGGGCGAGGTTGATGATCTCGCCCTGGTTGATGCGGATGAAGCTGTCGGATTGAAGGCGGTGCTCGACCTCGTGCAGGCGTGGCTGGATGCGCCAGGTGCCCGCGGCGTCATGCGCGTAGACCCGCTTATCGCGGGTGAAGAGCCTCAGGATGCGAGCGGGGTCCAGCAGGACGGTGCGCTCGCCGTCGGTGCCGGTCAGGCGCTGGGGCTCGCCCAGGCGGGTCAGCGCCGACTCGATGCGTCTGACCTCCGCGTCCAGGGTGGGGGCGCGCACGTCCACCCGCGTCTCCTCGACGCTGGGGTCGATGTGGATGTTGATCTTCACGGGGGCCTCTGGTGTGACGGCGGGGAAGGAGTAGGGCTTGTTCCCCGCATCCAGTCAAGCGCGGGTGAGGTCGCGGACGGGTGCCGAGCGGGACAAGCGGTTGCTGGGGCGCGACAAGCGGCCTGACACACCAACATCACACAGTCCGAACAACACCCAGCACTCCAGATTGCCCGGGGCCTCGTCGAGGGTGTGTTCTCACGCGGGCCGGGCCGGCGCGTGCGACGTCGGCAGGGCGGCGCCGCCCCTACTCGCCCTTGAACTTCATCCCGGCGGTGAAGCCGAAGGGGTTGAGGCTGTAGGCGGCGGCGGTCTCCTCGTCGCGGGCGGCGAACTCGGCGTCGTCCTCGGGCTCCGGCGCCTCATCGTCGTCGAAGATCGCGGTCATCTCCTGGGTGTCACCCAGCGACAGGTAGGCCTGCTCATCCCGGTGCTGCGGCAGGACGGTCGCGACGTAGTCCGCAAGGGCCTCCTTGGTGCTCACCGCCCGCTGGGCCTGCTCGGACATGTACCAGCGGTGCTCCAGGACCTCATGGAAGATCTCGGCGGACTCGAGCTTGCGGCGCAACTCGACGGGGACGGCCTGGATGGTGGGCTCGAAAACCTCGGCGAGCCACGTGTGGGCGACAAGCTCGATGGGCTGGTCCTGAAGGCCCCGGTAGACGCGGTAGGCCTCGAGGTCGTTGAGCATGCGCTGGCCCTGGCGCTCCTCGACGTCCAAGCCCGTCAGGCGCATGACCTGGCGGTGGTAGTGGCCGGCGTCGACCACCTTGGGCTGGATGGAGATCGTGGTGGCACCGCCGTCGGCCGTCGTCTTCATGGACAGCTCGCCGACGTCGAAGCCGAGTTCGTTGAGGTGCTCGATGCGCTGGCGCACGCGCCAGCGCTCGTCCATCGGGAAGGTCACCTCGCCGGTCAGGACGCTCCACAGCTCGGTGTAGCGGCTGACGATCCGGTCGCCCACCTCAATCGTGTCCACACTGGGCTCGAGCAGCGCCCCCGCCTGGAGATCCATGAGCTCACCGATGATGTTGGTGCGCGCGATATCGATGTCGTACAGACGCTTGCCCTCGGTCAGGCCCTCCGGGTAGAGCTCACCGGTCTCGGCGTCAACAAGGTAGGCGGCGAAGGCCCCGGCGTCGCGGCGGAAGAGCGTGTTGGACAGTGAGACGTCGCCCCAGTAGAAGCCGATCAGGTGCAGGCGCACGAGGAGCACCGCGAGGGCGTCAATGAGACGCGAGGCGGTCTCTGGGCGCATGTACTGGCTGAACAGGGCGCGGTAGGGCAGGGAGTAGGACAGGTGCTCGGTGACAAGGGCGGAGTTGAGCGCTTCGCCGTTGAGGTCGGTGCGTCCGGTGACGACGGCGGTGGGCACCACGCAGGGCGCACCCAGGCGCCCGAGATCGCGCAGGAGCGCGTACTCGCGGTGGGCGACGGACTCGCCGATCTCCTTGACGGCGATGAGGCGCTCGGAGAGGTTGGCGAAGCGGACGATGTGCCGGGACAAACCCCGGGGCAGTGCCGCCAGGACCTCAGCAGGCCACTGCTTGAGCGGGGTCTCCCACGGCAGGTCGAGCAGCGAGGGGTCGATGGTCGCTGCGGTGATCTGCATGGACTGGGGCATAACCACATTCTTTCAGGTGGTGGGTTGCGCAGGCGAGTCAGGCGCAGATGGGGCGAGCCCCGTCCCTCGGGGAGGGACGGGGCTCGTCGTGGTGTTGACGGGTGCCGTCAGGCCGGCAGGCGCTCCCCGGTGGAGGCGGAGAACAGGTGCTCTTGGCCGGGGCGGATGCGCACGTGCACGGTCTCGCCCGGGTTCGGGGCGGTACGCGGGGGCACGCGGACGATGATCTGCGAGGAGTCCTCACCGGAGCCGAGCTTCTCGTCAGCACTCTCAGCGCCGACCAGCTCGCCGTAAATGTAGGCGTCGGAGCCGAGCTCCTCGACGAAGGACAGGCGCACCGGGATGGACAGATCGTCCTCGGCGGCGATGACGTCGAGCGACTCGGGACGGAAACCGATGACGATCTTGCCGTTGTCCTCGGGCTTGATGGCGTCGAGGGTGGTGCGCGACAGGCGGACACGAGCAGAGCCCAGGACCGCGTCCTCGCCCTCGATCTTGAAGCGACCGAGGTTCATGGCGGGGGAGCCGATGAAGCCGGCGACGAACTCGTTGGCGGGCTTGTCGTACATCTCGCGCGGGGTGCCGACCTGCTGCAGGAGGCCGTCCTTGAGGACCGCGATGCGGTCACCCATCGTCAGAGCCTCGGTCTGGTCGTGGGTGACGTAGACCGTGGTGACGCCCAGCGAGCGCTGGAGGGAGGCGATCTGGGTGCGGGTCTGGACACGGAGCTTGGCGTCCAGGTTGGACAGCGGCTCGTCCATGAGGAAGACCTTCGGCTTACGCACGATGGCGCGGCCCATGGCCACACGCTGACGCTGACCACCGGACAGGGCCTTCGGCTTGCGGTCGAGGTACTCGGTCAGGCCCAGGATCTTGGCGGCCTCCTTGACGCGCTGCTCGATCTCGGCCTTGGGGGTGCCGGCGATCTTGAGTGCGAAGCCCATGTTGTCCGCGACGGACATGTGGGGGTAGAGGGCGTAGTTCTGGAAGACCATGGCGATGTCGCGGTCCTTCGGCTGGACGTCCGTGACGTCCTTGTCACCGATGAGGATGCGGCCGGAGTTGACGTCCTCCAGGCCGGCGAGCATGCGCAGGGAGGTGGACTTACCGCAGCCGGAGGGGCCCACGAGGACGAGGAACTCGCCGTCGGCGATCTCCAGGTTCAGCTGGTCCACCGAGGGGCGGTCGTTGCCCGGGTAGATACGGGTGGCGTGGTCAAAGGTCACCGTTGCCATAAGAAGCAATCCCTTCACCGGCAGGTACGTGCCGGACGATCCGTCGTGAAAGGTGCCGATGCGTGTCCGCACTGACACATGCGTCCAGCCAGGTGCCGGGCGCGGTCACATCCTGTCATGTGAGGTGCCCGTCGGACCACTGAGTATTTGTCTGACTTCCAGCAGCCGCGAGTGACTCCGGTCACAACGGGGGTGACGAGCGGCAGCCCGGTAAGGTGGCGTCCATGACAGAGATCCCGGACGTGCGGGCGACCACCCCCACCTCCCTCTCCGGCCTGCGCGCCGGGGCGGAAGTGGGCGGCTACCGGCTCGTCCGTCGGCTCGGTGCCGGGGGCATGGGAGTCGTGTGGGAGGTCTCCGACGGCGATGGCCTCCACGTCGCCATGAAGATCCTCCACCCCCAGATCGCCGCGGACCCCATGGCCCGCCGCCGCCTGGACCGTGAGGCCTCCGTGCTGGCACGCGTGCGTGACGCGCGCGTGGCCCGTATCCTCGACATCGAGACCGGTGACGGTGCTGACGGCACAGGCGTCACCTTCGTCATCACCGAGCTCGTCGACGGCCCCACCCTCCAGCACGAGGTGGACCACGAGGGCGCCTACGACCTCAGCGAGGACGCCCGAGACCTGGCCGACCTCGCCCACGGACTCGTCGACGCCCTCAAGGCCGTCCACGCCGCCGGGGTCATACACCGCGACCTCAAGCCCTCCAACGTCATGCTGGGTGCGCAGGGCCCCGTCCTCATCGACTTCGGTATCGCCCAGGTCGCCGACGACGTCCGCCTCACCCAGACCGGCCAGGTCACCGGCACCCCCGGCTTCATCCCGCCGGAGATGCTCGACGGCGGCGAGCCCAGCCCCGGCGTCGACTGGTACGCCTGTGCCGGCGTCCTCCTCTTCGCCGTCACCGGCCGCGCCCCCTTCGGGTCGGGCCCGTGGCAGGCCGTCTTCCGTCGCGTGTACGGCGGGACTCCCGAGCTCGGCGGCCTGGAGACGGCCTGCCCCGCCCTCTCCCGCGCCTTCGCCGCCGCCCTGGCCCCCGAAGAGGGCGATCGCCTGAGCATGGATGACCTGCTCACTGTGCTGGATGAGGTTGCCGACGGTGGAAGCGGTGAGGCGGCCCTCGCGCGGGCGCTCGGGGACAGTGCCACGACCTCCTCCTACGGCTCGTCCTACGGCTCCGCCGCGTACGGTGCTGCGTCGCCGTACGGCTCGACGTCGGTCGCGTCGGCGGCCGGGGTGAGTCCTGTGAATCCCGTGAGTGCGATGAGCCCGGGATCCCGCCCCGTTCCCGTCACTGGGCCGGCGTCGTCGAGAAGCTACGGGTACCTCTCCGCCCCGACCGGTGCGCGCGCCGCCGTGGTCCCGGACCCGCGCGCCTACGCGCAGTCCCGGTCCGTTGAGCTGCCCGAGCAGGATCGGCGAGGCGAGAAGGCGTTCGTCCTGCCCGGGTGGGCGCGTGAGCCGCGCCCGCACCGCCTGGTGGTGGCCTCCATCGCCCTGCTGCTGGCCGTCCTGGGGGTGTGGGTGCCCACGTGGTCCGTCCTCGTCGCCGCGGTGCTCATCGTCGTGGCGGGCACGG from Actinomyces respiraculi carries:
- a CDS encoding LytTR family DNA-binding domain-containing protein, with product MKINIHIDPSVEETRVDVRAPTLDAEVRRIESALTRLGEPQRLTGTDGERTVLLDPARILRLFTRDKRVYAHDAAGTWRIQPRLHEVEHRLQSDSFIRINQGEIINLAHVAFMDLSGTGTIAVQLRDGTRCFVSRRSIPRFKAALGL
- a CDS encoding DUF4032 domain-containing protein; its protein translation is MPQSMQITAATIDPSLLDLPWETPLKQWPAEVLAALPRGLSRHIVRFANLSERLIAVKEIGESVAHREYALLRDLGRLGAPCVVPTAVVTGRTDLNGEALNSALVTEHLSYSLPYRALFSQYMRPETASRLIDALAVLLVRLHLIGFYWGDVSLSNTLFRRDAGAFAAYLVDAETGELYPEGLTEGKRLYDIDIARTNIIGELMDLQAGALLEPSVDTIEVGDRIVSRYTELWSVLTGEVTFPMDERWRVRQRIEHLNELGFDVGELSMKTTADGGATTISIQPKVVDAGHYHRQVMRLTGLDVEERQGQRMLNDLEAYRVYRGLQDQPIELVAHTWLAEVFEPTIQAVPVELRRKLESAEIFHEVLEHRWYMSEQAQRAVSTKEALADYVATVLPQHRDEQAYLSLGDTQEMTAIFDDDEAPEPEDDAEFAARDEETAAAYSLNPFGFTAGMKFKGE
- a CDS encoding ABC transporter ATP-binding protein, translated to MATVTFDHATRIYPGNDRPSVDQLNLEIADGEFLVLVGPSGCGKSTSLRMLAGLEDVNSGRILIGDKDVTDVQPKDRDIAMVFQNYALYPHMSVADNMGFALKIAGTPKAEIEQRVKEAAKILGLTEYLDRKPKALSGGQRQRVAMGRAIVRKPKVFLMDEPLSNLDAKLRVQTRTQIASLQRSLGVTTVYVTHDQTEALTMGDRIAVLKDGLLQQVGTPREMYDKPANEFVAGFIGSPAMNLGRFKIEGEDAVLGSARVRLSRTTLDAIKPEDNGKIVIGFRPESLDVIAAEDDLSIPVRLSFVEELGSDAYIYGELVGAESADEKLGSGEDSSQIIVRVPPRTAPNPGETVHVRIRPGQEHLFSASTGERLPA
- a CDS encoding DUF3021 domain-containing protein encodes the protein MTTTHILKRTGTGALGGITIGSLTTLAFSAAHSTHYTPGVPEFLVGFANENVAVLVQLVVYALLGAVCMLASEVYRSDRLNMSTASLAHLVLVGGGVAAAGWYLQWFSGPTALRFGVVFILVYAVIWVATYLRYRHVVNAVNARLSTR
- a CDS encoding ketose-bisphosphate aldolase; translation: MLTTGNEILAVANDHGFAVPAFNISSYSMLHAVVDVCEQKRSPHIIAIHPDELAHTRADMLSSVIRIAHESSIPTAIHLDHGGSYEQVLWAIQCGFTSVMIDKSFVSFEENVVETRRVVEAAHAVGLSVEAELGTIGVSDQYGETGSEEILYTNPDDAVRFIEATGADSLAIAIGTRHGLYPSSVKPALRLDLLEGIKSRLPIPLVLHGGSNNSDTEIAGAVRGGINKINISSDIKSAYFTRMREVLQDVHLREPNVIEPPCEEALKVCAAQKIDLFESAGKADLY
- a CDS encoding ADP-dependent glucokinase/phosphofructokinase — protein: MSGRIVLGLGGTVDHEVVWDAAAFQRLVDGYGITLTELEDAPSLAVGSEREIIRDVLRSMHHSIGCEVFVRDRGDLLAFDARFEHRVTLGGTCVRAALALSRLGVGSTVHLVSISDEVRRLLPDGVDWICSADEDSADPHVIVQYPAGARIRVADGTVLASRPNRVILVNDPPNEHMRLSAQLATVLHDASVVLASGFNTMKSESELRCRLAELERVLAVVPPGTPIVYEDAGFHDDALRSAVLEAVRRAFCLHSLNEDEAQRYLGRPVDLADPAEVATMMTDLREILGAPTVMVHTSRYAAVIGTDAERYREAGQAGCLMASTRFLHGDAYTRAEYDAVATAAREQVGTALARDAGLLAAGVRIAPGFAVRTEHPTTIGLGDAFIGGVVGHLAHRAA
- a CDS encoding serine/threonine-protein kinase — its product is MTEIPDVRATTPTSLSGLRAGAEVGGYRLVRRLGAGGMGVVWEVSDGDGLHVAMKILHPQIAADPMARRRLDREASVLARVRDARVARILDIETGDGADGTGVTFVITELVDGPTLQHEVDHEGAYDLSEDARDLADLAHGLVDALKAVHAAGVIHRDLKPSNVMLGAQGPVLIDFGIAQVADDVRLTQTGQVTGTPGFIPPEMLDGGEPSPGVDWYACAGVLLFAVTGRAPFGSGPWQAVFRRVYGGTPELGGLETACPALSRAFAAALAPEEGDRLSMDDLLTVLDEVADGGSGEAALARALGDSATTSSYGSSYGSAAYGAASPYGSTSVASAAGVSPVNPVSAMSPGSRPVPVTGPASSRSYGYLSAPTGARAAVVPDPRAYAQSRSVELPEQDRRGEKAFVLPGWAREPRPHRLVVASIALLLAVLGVWVPTWSVLVAAVLIVVAGTVGRADDARRVGRLEAGRAGRGDTARMVALSPVYLLRSVAASAAAVLVGGIVAVLLAVGGAVVGLDLTALPGVVQGLSEYHRAGAFSAALVAVFLAVAWFVPWGLPTRRGGRRLIETFTHSASPRLILVMVLLSAALGVVGLFALGAMPPTTLAPLTP
- a CDS encoding carbohydrate ABC transporter permease, with protein sequence MRAKQRRRLLHVTAVWVGLVLGGCFAGLPVLWMLVSSFKPNARIFATPPRIIEEDSSFAAYLSIFHDPEKIRFFVNSYLVALTVTALTLVVGIMAGYAFSRFEFPGKRVLNVIVISVQAVPPITLLIPFFGLMVTLRLYNTYQGLILTYMVFTLPYAIIMLTGYFNTLPRELDEAAKVDGTSTFGALWKVLVPISVPGIVSVGIYTFMIAWNEYLFALTLTRTNNMRTVPIGIQLLMGQHSYEWNEMMAMSVLGSIPVVVLFIFFQRYFIGGMTAGSVKN